One genomic window of Oncorhynchus masou masou isolate Uvic2021 unplaced genomic scaffold, UVic_Omas_1.1 unplaced_scaffold_2442, whole genome shotgun sequence includes the following:
- the LOC135533551 gene encoding NLR family CARD domain-containing protein 3-like has product MHLSGGHDTKDKRTVRVHVQNCPRPRTELSASPYRTVRVHVRPIQQERPASPVPSCVSMKSDWSMEPPINFREGDFSTEQSGWSTLPEDQSRCAVCQQVLRDPVSITCGHRFCRQCITRYWEKPAPSGDYACPRCRKRSRTRPVLQHLSEPNDARGSENMDDSLQRAVVNHKYSLQRAVVNHEDSLQRAVVNHEDSLQRAVVNHEDSLQRAVVNHVNHEDSLQRAVVNHEDSLQRAVVNHEDSLQRAVVNHEDSLQRAVVNHEDSLQRAVVNHKDSLMRRYECVIEGIETAGTQTPLNRIYTELYITEGESEAVNNEHEVWQLETASRTPTSHDTAIHCNDIFKPLAGQERRIRTVLTKGIAGIGKTVSVQKFILDWAEGKANQDVEIIFVLPFRELNLIKDRQYSLLRLLNDFHTELDKGNAEKLTACKTMFILDGLDESRFPLDFQHNEKVSDVTQTSSLDVLLTNLIKGNLLPSALLWITSRPAATNQIPPQCVDQVTEVRGFNDPQKEEYFRKRFSDEDLASRIISHIKTSRSLHIMCHIPVFCWISATVLEHMLSTDKRREMPKTLTEMSIHFLLIQTSLKNQKYHGRDEMDQEELMESDKEILLKLGKLAFKNLEKGNLMFYEEDLKEAGLDVKEASVYSGVCTQIFKEESVLFQRVVYCFVHLSIQEFLSAVYMYHCYTTRNMDALKPFLKRKSRGASEELTLDELLKSAVDKALESKNGHLDLFVRFLHGMSLAANQKLLRGLVTQTESSPESVKKTIRSLKVMQRKNISPERCINLFHCLIEMKDQSVQKVIEVYLRSENRSKNLSLAQCSALAYMLQISEEVLDVFDLKEYKTSEEGRRRLVPAVRGCRKALLIGCKLTDTSCEVLASVLSSNPSHLRELDLSNNDLKDSGVKLLSAGLGNPHCKLETLLVTEEGCASLVSALRSNPSHLRELDLSYNHPGDSGVRLLSAGLEDPHCRLEKLNVEHGGENRMKPGLRKYVCDLTLDPNTVDRHLSLSEENRKVTCRREEQPYPDHPERFEGWGQVLCREGLTGRCYWEVEWSGGAVIGVTYKGISRKGGVDECCLGYNNKSWSLFCSNNRYIAYHNSNPTTIDVPPSSPHRVGVYLDWPAGTLSFYRASSDTLTHLITFTSTFTEPLYPGFWVCWEGDSVSLK; this is encoded by the exons tggatggtctactctgccAGAGGATCAGTCCAGGTGTGCAGTGTGTCAGCAGGTGCTGAGGGATCCAGTCTCTATCACCTGTGGACACAGGTTCTGCAGACAGTGCATCACCAGATACTGGGAGAAACCTGCTCCTTCAGGAGACTATGCCTGTCCTCGGTGTAGAAAGAGATCCAGGACACGTCCTGTACTACAGCACCTGAGTGAACCCAATGATGCAAGAGGCTCTGAAAACA TGGATGACAGcctgcagagagctgtagtaaaccataaatacagtctgcagagagctgtagtaaaccatgaagacagtctgcagagagctgtagtaaaccatgaagacagtctgcagagagctgtagtaaaccatgaagacagtctgcagagagctgtagtaaaccat gtaaaccatgaagacagtctgcagagagctgtagtaaaccatgaagacagtctgcagagagctgtagtaaaccatgaagacagtctgcagagagctgtagtaaaccatgaagacagtctgcagagagctgtagtgaaccatgaagacagtctgcagagagctgtagtaaaccataaagACAGTCTGATGAGGAGGTATGAATGTGTGATAGAAGGCATCGAAACAGCAGGGACTCAAACTCCCCTTAACAGGAtttacacagagctctacatcacagaaggagagagtgaagcGGTTAACAATGAACATGAGGTGTGGCAGCTAGAGACAGCATCCAGGACACCAACCTCACATGACACAGCAATCCACTGCAATGACATCTTTAAACCCTTAGCTGGCCAAGAGAGACGCATCAGAACTGTGCTGACGAAGGGCATCGCTGGCATcggaaaaacagtctctgtgcagaagttcatCCTAGACTGGGCTGAAGGGAAGGCTAATCAAGATGTGGAGATCATATTTGTGCTTCCTTTCCGGGAGCTGAACTTGATCAAAGATCGCCAGTACAGTCTTCTCAGACTTTTAAATGACTTCCACACAGAACTAGACAAAGGCAATGCAGAGAAACTCACTGCCTGTAAAACTATGTTCATCTTGGATGGTTTGGATGAAAGCAGATTTCCATTGGATTTCCAGCACAATGAAAAGGTGTCTGATGTCACCCAGACATCGTCTCTTGATGTTCTGCTGACAAATCTCATCAAGGGgaatctgcttccctctgctctcctatGGATAACCTCCCGACCAGCAGCAACCAATCAGATCCCCCCTCAGTGTGTTGACCAGGTAACAGAGGTACGGGGGTTCAATgacccacagaaggaggagtacttcaggaagagattcagtgatgaggacctggccagcagaatcatctcacacataaagacatcaaggagcctccacatcatgtgccacattccagtcttctgttggatttcTGCAACAGTCCTTGAACACATGTTGAGTacagacaagaggagagagatgcccaagactctgactgagatgtcCATACACTTCCTGCTCATTCAGACCAGCCTGAAGAACCAGAAGTATCATGGAAGAGATGAGATGGATCAAGAGGAGCTCATGGAGTCAGATAAGGAAATTCTTCTGAAGCTGGGGAAGCTGGCGTTTAAAAATCTGGAGAAGGGTAATCTGATGTTCTATGAAGAAGACCTGAAAGAGGCTGGCCTTGATGTCAAAGAAGCTTCAGTGTACTCAGGAGTGTGCACACAAATCTTTAAAGAAGAGTCTGTGTTATTTCAGAGAGTGGTGTACTGCTTTGTTcatctgagcattcaggagtttctCTCAGCTGTCTACATGTACCATTGTTACACAACCAGGAACATGGATGCACTGAAGCCCTTCCTCAAGAGAAAGTCTAGAGGTGCGTCTGAAGAGCTAACCTTGGATGAGCTGCTGAAGAGTGCCGTGGATAAAGCCTTGGAGAGTAAGAATGGACACCTGGACCTTTTTGTCCGCTTCCTTCATGGCATGTCACTGGCAGCCAATCAGAAACTCCTACGAGGTCTGGTGACACAGACAGAAAGCAGTCCAGAGAGCGTCAAGAAAACAATCCGATCCCTGAAGGTGATGCAGAGGAAGAACATCTCCCCTGAGAGGTGCATCAATCTCTTCCACTGTCTGATAGAGATGAAAGACCAGTCAGTACAGAAAGTAATCGAAGTGTACTTGAGGTCAGAGAACAGATCCAAAAACCTCTCCCTTGCTCAGTGTTCAGCGCTGGCCTACATGCTGCAGATATCAGAGGAGGTTctggatgtgtttgacctgaagGAATATAAGACATCAGAGGAGGGTCGTAGGAGACTGGTCCCAGCTGTGAGAGGCTGCAGGAAAGCTCT ACTCATTGGCTGTAAACTCACAGACACATCCTGTGAAGTGTTGGCCTCAGTTCTCagttcaaacccctcacacctgagagagctggatctgagtaacaacgacctgaaggattcaggagtgaagctgctctctgctggactggggaatccccactgtaaactggagactctg ctagtcacagaggaaggctgtgcttctctggtctcagctctgaggtcaaacccctcacacctgagagagctggacctgagctacaatcacccaggagactcaggagtcagactgctctctgctggactggaggatccacactgcagactggagaaactcaa tgtggaacatggtggagagaacagaatgaaacctggacttagaaaat atgtctgtgatctcacactggacccaaacacagtagacagacacctctctctgtctgaggagaacagaaaggtgacatgtaggagagaggagcagccgtatcctgatcacccagagagatttgaggGCTGGGgacaggtgctgtgtagagagggtctgactgggcgctgttactgggaggtagagtggagtggggggGCTGTTAttggagtgacatataaaggaatcagCAGGAAAGGAGGGGTTGATGAATGTTGTCTTGGATACAATAACAAGTCCTGGAGTCTGTTCTGCTCTAACAACAGATACATTGCCTATCACAATAGTAATCCCACTACCATAGACGTCCCCCCCTCCAGCccccacagagtaggagtgtatctggactggccagccggcactctgtccttctatagagcctcctctgacacactgacccacctgatcacattcacctccactttcactgagcccctctatccagggtttTGGGTTTGTTGGGAAGGCGACTCAGTGTCCCTGAAATaa